From one Rattus rattus isolate New Zealand chromosome 15, Rrattus_CSIRO_v1, whole genome shotgun sequence genomic stretch:
- the Rpl17 gene encoding 60S ribosomal protein L17, with the protein MVRYSLDPENPTKSCKSRGSNLRVHFKNTRETAQAIKGMHIRKATKYLKDVTLKKQCVPFRRYNGGVGRCAQAKQWGWTQGRWPKKSAEFLLHMLKNAESNAELKGLDVDSLVIEHIQVNKAPKMRRRTYRAHGRINPYMSSPCHIEMILTEKEQIVPKPEEEVAQKKKISQKKLKKQKLMARE; encoded by the exons ATGGTTCGCTACTCCCTGGACCCAGAAAACCCCACGAAAT CATGCAAGTCAAGAGGCTCAAACCTTCGTGTTCACTTTAAG AACACCCGGGAAACTGCCCAGGCCATCAAGGGTATGCATATCCGCAAAGCCACCAAGTATCTGAAggatgtcactttaaagaagcaGTGTGTGCCATTCCGGCGATATAATGGTGGAGTTGGTAGGTGCGCCCAG GCCAAACAGTGGGGCTGGACACAGGGACGGTGGCCAAAAAAGAGTGCTGAATTTTTGCTGCACAtgcttaaaaatgcagagagtaaTGCTGAACTTAAG GGTTTGGATGTAGATTCTCTGGTCATTGAACACATCCAGGTGAACAAGGCTCCTAAGATGCGCAGACGAACCTACAGAGCTCACGGCCGGATTAACCCATACATGAGCTCCCCCTGCCACATCGAGATgatcctcactgagaaggaacagattgttccaaagccagaagaggaggttgcacagaagaaaaag atatcccagaagaaactgaagaaacaaaagctcATGGCGCGGGAATAA